Proteins from a single region of Hydra vulgaris chromosome 12, alternate assembly HydraT2T_AEP:
- the LOC136088276 gene encoding zinc finger MYM-type protein 1-like translates to MKNGEIFERTWLIYSLNSNKVFCFCCKLFGITSSPFRQGINTWEGLSKKLKEHETCSAHFKCFEQRMTLRKGIANQATIDEKQQKLLHKERIFWRAVLERILNITLFLSARNLAFRGSDTAIGSKSNGNFLGVFELLAKYDTVLNELMQRIQDKETKEHYLSNDTQNELIRLLAREIESKNLSKVKKAKYYSIILDCTPDVSHKEQMSIILRSVTCTPGVGIDISENFFGYLTVNDTTGNGLFNAFLNQAKNWDLNILDCRGQSYDNGANMKGKVKGVQARSLEMNPKALYVPCANHSLNLVIVDGALSSISAISFFGVLSRLYTLFSSSPPRWEILKSCVAISVKPQSDTRWESRINCVKPLRFYLKEILEALEKLEEHALEKRDGATSTEVRSLTEYIRTWPFLLSIIIWYDVLFQINKSSKLLQSSATSLDILASEINATKAFLYEYRENGFSDARVKASEIAEVLGIEKVFSMVRSRKKKSIYSYECADHTWQPEHQYKADFFLPLIDMSIASVKERFEQISIVTKLYDFLYRSESLIKACNENSLSAYCKNLQIKLADIDSEDLESELKRFVIVIKEEKNALLKSAYDFLNYIYKEELQETYPNLVIALRIILTLPVTVASAERSFSKLKLIKTFHRSTMVDERLSSLAMLSIENEVARTLSYEGIINEFASMKTRRKPFF, encoded by the exons ATGAAGAATGGAGAAATATTTGAACGCACATGGCTCATATATTCTTTGAACAGCaataaagtgttttgtttttgttgcaaACTTTTTGGGATAACTTCTTCACCATTCCGGCAAGGAATAAACACTTGGGAAGGCttgtcaaaaaaacttaaagaacacGAAACATGCAGTGCACATTTCAAGTGCTTTGAACAACGGATGACTTTACGAAAAG GCATTGCAAATCAAGCTACCATAGACGAGAAACAACAAAAGTTGCTTCATAAAGAGCGGATATTTTGGAGGGCTGTGTTAGAAAGGATACTAAACATTACCTTATTTCTTTCTGCAAGAAATCTTGCATTCCGTGGTTCAGACACAGCCATTGGTTCAAAGAGCAATGGAAACTTTCTTGGGGTGTTTGAATTACTGGCTAAGTATGATACCGTTCTCAATGAGCTTATGCAAAGAATTCAGGACAAAGAAACCAAGGAGCACTACTTGAGCAATGACACACAGAACGAGTTGATTAGACTTTTAGCCAGGGAGATTGAATCCAAAAACCTTTCTAAGGTAAAAAAGGCAAAATACTATTCTATTATTTTAGATTGTACGCCAGACGTTTCGCACAAAGAACAAATGAGCATTATTCTGCGATCAGTAACATGCACTCCTGGAGTAGGTATCGACATTTCCGAAAATTTCTTTGGATATCTCACAGTAAATGATACCACTGGAAATGGGCTTttcaatgcatttttaaatcaggCAAAAAATTGGGATCTAAATATTTTAGACTGCCGAGGTCAATCTTACGATAATGGTGCTAATATGAAAGGAAAAGTAAAAGGTGTTCAAGCAAGGTCTCTGGAAATGAATCCTAAGGCCTTATATGTTCCATGTGCTAACCATTCACTCAATCTTGTTATTGTTGATGGTGCACTATCATCCATTAgtgcaatttctttttttggtgTTCTTTCAAGGTTATACACGCTCTTTTCATCGTCTCCTCCTCGatgggaaattttaaaatcatgcgTGGCAATTTCAGTCAAGCCACAATCAGATACCAGATGGGAAAGTAGAATAAACTGTGTTAAACCACTTCGCTtctatttaaaagaaatcttaGAGGCACTTGAAAAATTGGAAGAACATGCCTTAGAAAAAAGAGATGGGGCAACTTCCACAGAAGTACGATCGCTGACAGAATATATTAGAACATGGCCTTTCTTATTATCAATCATTATTTGGTATGacgttttatttcaaattaacaaATCAAGTAAGCTGCTTCAGTCTTCTGCAACCTCTCTCGACATATTAGCTAGTGAAATAAATGCAACAAAAGCGTTTCTTTATGAGTATCGCGAAAATGGATTTTCTGACGCACGTGTTAAGGCATCAGAAATCGCAGAAGTATTGGgcattgaaaaggttttttcgATGGTGCGttcacgaaaaaaaaaatcgatttaTTCATACGAGTGTGCTGATCACACTTGGCAACCTGAACATCAGTataaagcagatttttttttgccactAATTGATATGTCAATTGCATCAGTAAAAGAGCGTTTTGAACAGATCAGCATTGTCACAAAGCTTTATGACTTTCTTTACCGATCTGAGAGTCTTATCAAAGCTTGTAATGAAAATTCTCTGTCTGCTTATtgcaaaaatttgcaaataaagcTTGCTGATATAGATTCAGAGGATTTAGAATCGGAGTTAAAACGTTTTGTCATAGTTATAAAGGAGGAAAAAAATGCTCTCCTAAAATCTGCATACGACTTCCTAAACTACATCTACAAAGAAGAGCTGCAAGAAACTTATCCCAATTTAGTTATTGCGTTGCGAATCATTCTTACTTTACCAGTTACTGTTGCAAGTGCAGAACGTAGCTTCAGcaagttaaaactaattaaaacatttcataG gtCAACAATGGTTGATGAACGTTTGTCTTCCTTAGCAATGCTGTCTATTGAGAACGAGGTTGCAAGAACATTAAGTTATGAAGGCATAATAAATGAGTTTGCAAGCATGAAAACACGTCGCAAACCCTTTTTTTGA